Proteins found in one Myxococcaceae bacterium JPH2 genomic segment:
- a CDS encoding class II glutamine amidotransferase: MCRLFGIRSAVPAAVHSALVTEKNSLLIQSREHKDGWGIAAYGAEPLPHVEHGVGAAFNDPDFERVSSCVSARTVVAHIRLASVGTVQLSNSHPFSFERWSFVHNGTLREFAQHQPAIEAHIRADLLAQIKGTTDSERCFYLFLTRLSQRAALSGSVTLDQVASALAETMSLVASITDVPGNEPKCRSAMNFLVTNGEVMVASRRNRTLFMSAGPRSCFGAGQTPVPGAALEQFIVSSESLCGGPHWLPLEEEDVVGVDQGLVFRKWKVQELASRPAAQRS; encoded by the coding sequence ATGTGCCGACTCTTTGGAATCCGCTCCGCTGTTCCCGCTGCCGTCCACTCCGCGCTGGTGACGGAGAAGAACTCGCTGCTCATCCAGTCGCGTGAGCACAAGGACGGCTGGGGCATCGCCGCGTACGGCGCCGAGCCGCTCCCTCACGTGGAGCACGGGGTGGGCGCCGCGTTCAATGATCCCGACTTCGAGCGCGTCTCCAGCTGCGTGTCCGCGCGCACCGTGGTGGCGCACATCCGGTTGGCCAGCGTGGGCACGGTGCAGCTGAGCAACTCGCACCCCTTCTCCTTCGAGCGTTGGTCCTTCGTGCACAACGGCACGCTGCGCGAGTTCGCCCAGCATCAGCCGGCCATCGAGGCGCACATCCGCGCGGACCTGCTCGCGCAGATCAAAGGCACGACGGACAGCGAGCGCTGCTTCTATCTCTTCCTCACCCGGCTCTCGCAGCGCGCCGCGCTGAGTGGTTCGGTGACCTTGGATCAGGTCGCGAGCGCGCTCGCTGAAACCATGAGCCTGGTGGCCTCCATCACCGACGTCCCGGGCAACGAGCCCAAGTGCCGCTCGGCGATGAACTTCCTCGTCACCAACGGCGAAGTGATGGTCGCCTCGCGCCGCAACCGCACCCTGTTCATGTCCGCCGGGCCGCGAAGCTGCTTCGGCGCAGGCCAGACGCCTGTGCCCGGGGCCGCGCTGGAGCAGTTCATCGTGTCCAGCGAGTCGCTGTGCGGCGGCCCGCATTGGCTTCCACTCGAGGAAGAGGACGTGGTCGGCGTGGACCAGGGCCTCGTCTTCCGCAAGTGGAAGGTACAGGAGCTGGCGAGCCGTCCGGCGGCGCAGCGCTCCTGA
- a CDS encoding BON domain-containing protein: MSGRHHDGKRKRGHDPKGRKHEQPKEGLPGGWEAARAGGPLAHESPLLGRAHRDAAHYLDDARDDARARRIHAGDWDSDPDRQGESRDFAWDRDDRYLARDTDTREFDLDQDFHVAAQDLDRARPPPRHFDPYRERDRRAREFDPERSLRRPGFSPSGSFHELPPEPLPERPRRGPPRRPRGGPPLPEQDVRFGGTEAGPHGPGRENMAPPQMGYWTSPSRPQDHELGHGGYLGRGHVPRPAGRGPRGYTRSDSRIREEICERLMREWMDASEVEVHVEAGEVTLRGTVSSRDEKRAIEDVADGELGVKDIHNHLRIREAGHAAGTSTSQAPEDAHPHSS, translated from the coding sequence ATGAGCGGCAGGCACCATGACGGCAAGCGCAAGCGAGGCCACGACCCCAAGGGGCGAAAGCACGAGCAGCCCAAGGAGGGGCTGCCCGGCGGGTGGGAGGCAGCCCGAGCGGGCGGTCCCCTCGCCCACGAATCTCCGCTCCTGGGCCGGGCCCACCGCGACGCGGCGCACTACCTGGACGACGCGCGGGACGACGCCCGAGCGCGGCGGATCCACGCCGGGGACTGGGACTCGGATCCGGACCGCCAGGGCGAGTCCCGGGACTTCGCGTGGGACCGCGACGACCGGTATCTGGCGAGAGACACCGACACGCGCGAGTTCGACCTCGACCAGGACTTCCACGTCGCCGCGCAGGACCTGGACCGGGCGCGCCCGCCGCCGCGGCACTTCGACCCCTACCGAGAGCGGGATCGCCGCGCGCGAGAGTTCGATCCCGAGCGAAGCCTCCGGCGCCCCGGATTCAGCCCGAGTGGCTCCTTCCACGAGCTTCCCCCCGAACCCCTCCCGGAGCGCCCCAGGCGAGGGCCGCCGCGCCGCCCGCGAGGGGGGCCCCCGCTCCCCGAACAGGACGTCCGGTTTGGCGGCACGGAGGCCGGACCTCACGGCCCCGGGCGCGAGAACATGGCGCCTCCGCAGATGGGCTATTGGACCAGCCCGTCGCGACCGCAGGACCACGAGCTGGGGCACGGCGGCTATCTCGGACGCGGCCATGTGCCACGTCCCGCGGGGCGCGGACCTCGCGGCTACACGCGCTCGGACTCACGGATCCGAGAAGAAATCTGCGAGCGCCTGATGCGGGAGTGGATGGACGCCAGCGAAGTGGAGGTCCACGTCGAGGCCGGCGAGGTCACCCTGCGCGGCACGGTGAGCAGTCGCGACGAGAAGCGAGCCATCGAAGACGTGGCCGACGGAGAGTTGGGCGTGAAGGACATCCACAACCACCTGCGCATCCGCGAGGCGGGGCACGCCGCGGGGACCTCCACGTCCCAAGCGCCAGAGGACGCCCACCCCCACTCGAGCTGA
- a CDS encoding FdhF/YdeP family oxidoreductase: MEGQTRHAPEPGAVLAPVLPSALPPEETRPPDVRPVETVAGGMTAVVTAMRHVFSEAGPVRGTQLLLQVNQEHGFDCPGCAWPDPKAHRSMAEFCENGAKAVAEEGTRARVTPEFFANWSVAELSRQSDMWLGKAGRLTHPMVLREGATHYEPISWDEAFALVAEELNALGSPDEACFYTSGRTSNEAAFLYQLFVRQFGTNNLPDCSNMCHESSGRALTETVGIGKGTVTLEDFEQAQAIFVVGQNPGTNHPRMLSALQAAARRGCEIVSINPLPETGLNRFKHPQEVLRLFGPGTAINTLFLQVRINGDVALFHGLAKALFEMEDARPGSVVARGFIDEKTLGFAEYAAHARAVSWDDVVEQSGVSRDQIVAAAEILARSERTIWCWAMGLTQHRNAVANIQEIVNLALLRGGVGKPGAGLCPVRGHSNVQGDRTMGIWEHPKPEFLDALAREFQFEPPRRSGLDTVATLHGMLAGQVKVFFALGGNFLSASPDTERTAEALRRTRLTVHVSTKLNRAHLVHGRRALILPCLGRTERDLQVAGPQFVTVENSMGIVHASRGAVPPASEHLLSEPALVAGLAQAVLGARSKVAWTWLVEDYDRVRDLIARCIPGFTSFNTRVREPGGFALPNGPREGHFTTASGKAHFTVHEMPRLHLEPGQLLMMTLRTHDQYNTTIYGLDDRYRGIRDGRRVVLLHPGDVKDLGFAAGQWVDLTSHFQGETRVARRFVVVPYNIPRRCAATYFPEANVLVPLDSYAEKSRTPTSKSVVITLSPSLDAPALVAGVSP, translated from the coding sequence ATGGAGGGGCAGACTCGGCACGCGCCGGAGCCCGGGGCCGTGCTGGCGCCCGTGCTGCCGAGCGCCCTGCCTCCCGAGGAGACCCGTCCTCCCGACGTGCGCCCGGTGGAGACGGTGGCTGGCGGCATGACCGCGGTGGTGACGGCCATGCGGCACGTGTTCAGTGAGGCGGGCCCGGTGCGCGGCACCCAGCTCTTGCTTCAGGTGAACCAGGAGCACGGCTTCGACTGTCCGGGCTGCGCATGGCCGGACCCCAAGGCGCATCGCTCCATGGCGGAGTTCTGCGAGAACGGCGCGAAGGCGGTCGCGGAGGAGGGGACGCGCGCGCGCGTGACGCCCGAGTTCTTCGCGAACTGGAGCGTGGCGGAGCTGTCACGCCAGTCGGACATGTGGCTGGGCAAGGCCGGCCGCCTCACGCACCCCATGGTGCTGCGCGAGGGCGCCACGCACTACGAGCCCATCTCCTGGGACGAGGCCTTCGCGCTGGTCGCCGAGGAACTCAACGCCCTGGGCTCTCCGGACGAGGCGTGCTTCTACACGTCGGGGCGCACGAGCAACGAGGCCGCGTTCCTCTACCAGCTCTTCGTGCGCCAGTTCGGGACGAACAACCTGCCGGACTGCTCGAACATGTGCCACGAGTCCAGTGGCCGGGCGCTCACGGAGACAGTGGGCATTGGCAAGGGCACCGTCACGCTGGAGGACTTCGAGCAGGCGCAGGCCATCTTCGTCGTGGGGCAGAACCCCGGCACGAATCACCCGCGCATGCTCTCCGCGCTCCAGGCCGCCGCGCGGCGCGGCTGTGAGATCGTCAGCATCAACCCGCTGCCCGAGACGGGCCTCAACCGCTTCAAGCACCCGCAGGAGGTGCTGCGGCTCTTCGGTCCGGGCACGGCCATCAACACGCTGTTCCTCCAGGTGCGCATCAACGGCGACGTGGCGCTCTTCCACGGGCTGGCCAAGGCCCTGTTCGAGATGGAGGACGCGCGCCCGGGGTCGGTGGTGGCGCGTGGCTTCATCGACGAGAAGACGCTCGGCTTCGCGGAGTACGCGGCCCACGCGCGCGCGGTGTCGTGGGACGACGTGGTCGAGCAGAGCGGCGTGTCGCGCGACCAGATTGTCGCCGCGGCGGAGATTTTGGCGCGCTCGGAGCGGACCATCTGGTGCTGGGCCATGGGGCTCACGCAGCACCGCAACGCGGTGGCCAACATCCAGGAGATCGTCAACCTGGCGCTCCTGCGCGGCGGCGTGGGCAAGCCGGGCGCGGGCCTGTGTCCGGTGCGCGGTCACAGCAACGTGCAGGGCGATCGCACCATGGGCATCTGGGAGCACCCCAAGCCCGAGTTCCTCGACGCCCTGGCCCGCGAGTTCCAGTTCGAGCCGCCGCGCCGCTCGGGGCTCGACACCGTGGCCACGCTGCACGGCATGCTCGCGGGGCAGGTGAAGGTGTTCTTCGCGCTGGGCGGCAACTTCCTGTCCGCCTCGCCCGACACCGAGCGGACCGCCGAGGCGCTGCGGCGCACGCGCCTCACGGTGCATGTGTCCACCAAGCTCAACCGCGCGCACCTCGTCCACGGTCGCCGCGCGCTGATCCTTCCGTGCCTGGGCCGCACCGAGCGAGACCTCCAGGTGGCGGGTCCCCAGTTCGTCACCGTCGAGAACTCCATGGGCATCGTGCACGCGTCTCGCGGCGCGGTGCCTCCCGCATCGGAGCACCTGCTGAGCGAGCCCGCGCTGGTGGCGGGGCTGGCCCAGGCGGTGCTCGGGGCGCGCTCGAAGGTGGCGTGGACGTGGTTGGTGGAGGACTACGACCGCGTGCGCGATCTCATCGCGCGCTGCATCCCGGGCTTCACGTCGTTCAACACGCGCGTGCGCGAGCCGGGCGGGTTCGCGCTCCCCAACGGGCCGCGCGAGGGGCACTTCACCACCGCCAGCGGCAAGGCGCACTTCACGGTGCACGAGATGCCTCGGCTCCACCTGGAGCCCGGTCAGCTCCTCATGATGACGCTGCGCACGCATGATCAGTACAACACGACCATCTACGGCCTGGATGACCGCTACCGAGGCATCCGGGACGGGCGGCGCGTGGTGCTGCTGCATCCCGGGGACGTGAAGGACCTGGGGTTCGCGGCGGGCCAGTGGGTGGACCTGACGAGCCACTTCCAGGGCGAGACGCGGGTGGCGCGCCGCTTCGTGGTGGTGCCTTACAACATCCCCCGGCGCTGCGCCGCGACCTACTTCCCCGAGGCCAACGTCCTGGTGCCGCTCGACAGCTACGCGGAGAAGAGCCGCACCCCCACGTCGAAGTCCGTGGTCATCACCCTGTCGCCGAGCCTGGATGCGCCAGCGCTGGTCGCGGGCGTGAGCCCTTGA
- the hutU gene encoding urocanate hydratase: MSRVIRAPRGTTLSCKGWVQEAALRMLMNNLDPDVAERPEDLVVYGGTGKAARDWPSFDRIVSSLQNLTDDETLLVQSGKPVGVLRTHPDAPRVLIANSNLVGNWANWDHFHELEKKGLMMYGQMTAGSWIYIGTQGILQGTYETFAAAGRHHFGTDDLAGRLILSGGLGGMGGAQPLAATMNNAVFLGVEIDPTRARRRVETRYLDVVAKDIDEALALAKDAMQRRVGKSIGIIGNAASVFRELYRRGIKPDLVTDQTSAHDPLNGYIPTDLSLEAAHELRQRNPQEYVRRARESMMMHVDAMNDFQRAGSFVFDYGNNLRGQAQLGGMSDAFEFPGFVPAYIRPLFCEGMGPFRWVALSGDPEDIRRTDRAVLDLFPHKASLKRWLGMAQDRIAFQGLPARICWLGYGERAKAGLMFNELVRKGEVKAPIVIGRDHLDCGSVASPNRETEAMKDGTDAVADWPILNALVNAVNGASWVSFHHGGGVGMGYSLHAGQVIVADGTPEAARRIERVLTSDPAMGVLRHADAGYTEAVDVAKERGVKIPGITI, from the coding sequence ATGTCCCGCGTCATCCGCGCCCCCCGAGGCACCACCCTGTCCTGCAAGGGCTGGGTCCAGGAGGCCGCGCTCCGGATGTTGATGAACAACCTCGATCCCGACGTGGCCGAGCGCCCCGAGGATCTCGTCGTCTACGGCGGCACGGGCAAGGCCGCGCGCGACTGGCCGTCGTTCGATCGCATCGTCTCCAGCCTCCAGAACCTCACCGACGATGAGACGCTGCTCGTGCAGTCCGGCAAGCCCGTGGGCGTGCTGCGCACCCACCCGGATGCGCCGCGGGTGCTCATCGCCAACTCGAACCTCGTGGGCAACTGGGCCAACTGGGACCACTTCCACGAACTCGAGAAGAAGGGCCTGATGATGTACGGCCAGATGACGGCCGGCTCGTGGATCTACATCGGCACGCAGGGCATCCTGCAGGGCACCTACGAGACGTTCGCCGCCGCCGGCCGCCACCACTTCGGCACCGATGACCTGGCGGGTCGCCTCATCCTCTCCGGAGGTCTGGGCGGCATGGGCGGGGCGCAGCCGCTGGCCGCCACCATGAACAACGCCGTGTTCCTGGGCGTGGAGATCGACCCCACGCGCGCCCGCCGCCGCGTGGAGACGCGCTACCTGGACGTCGTCGCCAAGGACATCGACGAGGCGCTCGCGCTGGCCAAGGACGCCATGCAGCGGCGCGTGGGCAAGTCCATTGGCATCATCGGCAACGCGGCGTCGGTGTTCCGCGAGCTGTACCGGCGCGGCATCAAGCCCGACCTCGTGACGGATCAGACGAGCGCACATGATCCGCTCAACGGCTACATCCCCACGGACCTGTCGCTGGAGGCCGCGCACGAGCTGCGCCAGCGCAATCCGCAGGAGTACGTGCGGCGCGCGCGCGAGTCCATGATGATGCACGTGGACGCGATGAACGACTTCCAGCGCGCGGGCAGCTTCGTCTTCGACTACGGCAACAACCTCCGGGGCCAGGCGCAGCTCGGCGGCATGTCGGACGCGTTCGAGTTCCCCGGCTTCGTGCCCGCGTACATCCGCCCGCTGTTCTGCGAGGGCATGGGACCGTTCCGCTGGGTGGCCCTGTCCGGAGACCCCGAGGACATCCGCCGCACCGACCGCGCCGTGCTGGACCTGTTCCCGCACAAGGCCTCGCTCAAGCGCTGGCTGGGCATGGCGCAGGATCGCATCGCGTTCCAGGGCCTGCCCGCGCGCATCTGCTGGCTGGGCTATGGCGAGCGCGCCAAGGCGGGCCTCATGTTCAACGAGCTGGTGCGCAAGGGCGAGGTGAAGGCCCCCATCGTCATCGGGCGAGATCACCTCGACTGCGGCTCGGTGGCGTCGCCCAACCGCGAGACGGAGGCCATGAAGGACGGCACGGACGCGGTGGCGGACTGGCCCATCCTCAACGCCCTGGTCAACGCGGTGAACGGCGCGTCGTGGGTGTCGTTCCACCACGGCGGCGGCGTGGGCATGGGCTACTCGCTCCACGCCGGTCAGGTCATCGTCGCGGACGGCACGCCCGAGGCCGCGCGGCGCATCGAGCGCGTGCTCACCTCGGACCCGGCCATGGGCGTGCTGCGCCACGCGGACGCGGGCTACACCGAGGCGGTGGACGTCGCGAAGGAGCGCGGCGTGAAGATCCCCGGCATCACGATCTGA
- the tsaE gene encoding tRNA (adenosine(37)-N6)-threonylcarbamoyltransferase complex ATPase subunit type 1 TsaE, producing MTAGPQVRTRVSASPEETHRLGVRLGQLLAPGDFVGLIGDLGAGKTHLVRGVAEGAGVARSEVASPTFAIVYPYAGRIPLYHADLYRLVDYDELYATGFLDVVGNDGAVLVEWLDRIPEAAPREYLRVTLGHAGDDARTLTAEAFGERPTALLERWWAEEG from the coding sequence ATGACTGCAGGACCGCAGGTGCGCACGCGTGTGTCCGCGTCGCCGGAAGAGACGCATCGGTTGGGCGTGCGGCTGGGACAGCTCCTGGCCCCCGGTGACTTCGTGGGACTCATCGGCGACCTGGGCGCGGGCAAGACGCACCTCGTGCGCGGCGTGGCCGAGGGCGCGGGCGTGGCTCGCTCCGAAGTGGCCAGCCCCACGTTCGCGATTGTCTATCCCTACGCGGGCCGCATCCCGCTGTACCACGCGGACCTGTACCGCCTGGTCGACTACGACGAGCTGTACGCCACGGGCTTCCTGGACGTGGTGGGCAACGACGGCGCGGTGCTGGTGGAGTGGTTGGATCGCATCCCCGAGGCCGCGCCGCGCGAGTACCTGCGCGTGACGCTCGGCCATGCGGGCGACGACGCGCGGACGCTCACCGCCGAGGCGTTTGGAGAGCGGCCCACGGCGCTGCTGGAGCGGTGGTGGGCCGAGGAAGGCTAA
- a CDS encoding imidazolonepropionase has protein sequence MTMLDLLVRNTSEVLTVEGTHREPAEAALTSRPRACVGLRAGRVAYVGPEADLPADAIGPTTEVVDAEGGFVGPGFVDPHTHLVFAGERSAEFDLRNQGATYLEIARAGGGIANTVRNTRAASEDELIQLALPRIERLLSFGVTTAEVKSGYGLSVEHELKMLRVVRRLGSHTPMELVPTLLCAHAVPEEYKGRREDYLELCIRDILPAVAREGLARFCDVFTEDSAFTVDESRRLLLAGRALGLVPRLHADQLTAMGASQLAAELGAASADHLEQITDDGIRALAAANVTACLVPTSTLFLRMRPYAPGRKLRDAGLNLALGSNVNPGSSMTENHALVLGLACLENGLSAAEAYWAATRGAAQCLGLQQHGRLAVGDAGDLVVFGCSSYRHLPYHLGINHARVVVKSGQVVHRARMSTCQ, from the coding sequence CTGACCATGTTGGACCTGCTCGTTCGCAACACCTCCGAAGTCCTCACCGTCGAAGGCACCCACCGCGAGCCCGCCGAGGCCGCGCTCACCTCGCGCCCTCGTGCATGCGTGGGCCTGCGCGCGGGCCGCGTGGCCTACGTCGGTCCCGAGGCGGACCTGCCCGCCGATGCCATCGGTCCCACCACCGAGGTGGTGGACGCCGAGGGCGGCTTCGTGGGCCCCGGCTTCGTGGATCCGCACACGCACCTCGTCTTCGCGGGCGAGCGCTCCGCGGAGTTCGACCTGCGCAACCAGGGCGCCACGTACTTGGAGATCGCTCGCGCGGGCGGAGGCATCGCGAACACGGTGCGCAACACGCGCGCCGCCAGCGAGGACGAACTCATCCAGCTCGCGTTGCCGCGCATCGAGCGACTGCTGTCCTTCGGCGTGACGACGGCGGAGGTGAAGAGCGGCTATGGCCTGTCCGTGGAGCACGAGCTGAAGATGCTGCGCGTGGTGCGCCGCCTGGGCTCGCACACGCCCATGGAGCTGGTGCCCACGCTCTTGTGCGCGCACGCGGTCCCCGAGGAGTACAAGGGCCGCCGCGAGGACTACCTGGAGCTGTGCATCCGCGACATCCTCCCCGCGGTGGCACGCGAAGGGCTCGCGCGCTTCTGCGACGTCTTCACCGAGGACAGCGCCTTCACCGTGGACGAGTCGCGCCGGCTCCTGCTCGCGGGCCGCGCGCTCGGACTCGTCCCGAGACTCCACGCGGATCAACTCACCGCCATGGGCGCCTCACAGCTCGCCGCCGAGCTGGGCGCCGCCAGCGCGGACCACCTGGAGCAGATCACCGACGATGGCATCCGCGCGCTCGCCGCCGCGAACGTCACCGCCTGCCTCGTGCCCACCTCCACCCTCTTCTTGCGGATGCGCCCGTACGCGCCCGGCCGCAAGCTGCGCGACGCCGGCCTCAACCTCGCGCTGGGCTCCAATGTGAACCCGGGCTCGTCCATGACGGAGAACCACGCGCTCGTATTGGGACTCGCCTGTCTGGAGAACGGACTGAGCGCGGCCGAGGCCTACTGGGCCGCCACGCGCGGGGCCGCGCAATGCTTGGGACTCCAACAGCATGGCCGCCTGGCTGTGGGGGATGCGGGCGACCTGGTGGTGTTTGGCTGTTCCAGCTACCGGCACCTGCCCTACCATCTGGGTATCAACCACGCGCGAGTGGTGGTGAAGAGTGGACAGGTGGTGCATCGCGCGCGGATGAGTACCTGTCAGTGA